One region of Camelina sativa cultivar DH55 chromosome 6, Cs, whole genome shotgun sequence genomic DNA includes:
- the LOC104789924 gene encoding 21 kDa protein-like, producing MVSQSHTTTFLFFITTFLFISRSISAVRLPPRPNTTTTNDLDFIRTSCNATLYPDVCFTSLASYASAVQDSPARLAKLAIGVSLSQAKSTAAYLSKLSRSTAVITSAGDGHQTASSVIRDCVSNVEDAVDEMRGSLRQLRDMNGKGGVPAARRSVETFRFQMSNVQTWMSAALTDEDTCTDGFEDMDEGGLIKTTVCDRLKEVKRLTSNALALVNTYANNGAP from the coding sequence ATGGTAAGCCAAAGTCACACGACGacgtttctcttcttcatcactacCTTTCTCTTCATTTCTCGATCAATCTCAGCCGTCCGTTTGCCTCCACGACCAAACACTACAACAACCAACGATCTTGATTTCATCCGAACAAGCTGCAACGCCACTCTATATCCAGACGTATGCTTCACGTCACTCGCCAGCTACGCCTCTGCCGTTCAAGACAGTCCGGCGAGGCTAGCCAAGCTAGCAATCGGCGTTTCACTTTCACAAGCCAAATCAACGGCGGCTTATCTTTCCAAACTCTCACGCTCTACCGCCGTGATTACCTCTGCCGGTGATGGCCACCAAACTGCTTCCTCCGTAATCCGCGATTGCGTTTCGAACGTTGAAGACGCGGTCGACGAGATGAGAGGATCTCTCCGACAGCTACGCGACATGAACGGCAAAGGTGGAGTCCCGGCGGCTCGGAGGTCGGTGGAAACGTTTAGGTTTCAGATGAGTAACGTGCAGACGTGGATGAGTGCAGCATTGACGGATGAGGACACGTGTACGGATGGATTTGAAGATATGGACGAAGGAGGATTGATTAAGACGACCGTTTGTGACCGGCTCAAGGAAGTGAAGAGGTTAACGAGTAATGCTCTTGCCCTTGTCAACACTTATGCCAACAATGGAGCTccatga
- the LOC104789922 gene encoding uncharacterized protein LOC104789922 isoform X1 translates to MSKFEDEDGKPSTIVWWRPMKPTREEASLAETLVFWDISKFPVPSTFDAGRVGPTIKRFLELDGYCGNLTINAVGILTDVPPCILQALSSTGINLYHSPHGTSDIRLLISQWISKNLPPANILGICDPRGFPPPLTGFNLFRPFSYFSPEEDALLWGSSLRTVSMTTGEDMFSETNDSASWFCLTCKQLGGQGHESFSKHLSGRKHSQVINNLSQTGQTCCVNTFCHCLSRATSYHNMQFPFLTSSFVLPKSDPCYFLPLDVHLIFKQMPS, encoded by the exons ATGAGTAAATTCGAGGACGAGGATGGGAAACCTTCCACCATTGTCTGGTGGCGACCAATG AAGCCTACCCGGGAGGAGGCTTCTTTGGCTGAGACATTGGTCTTTTGGGACATCAGTAAGTTCCCGGTTCCCTCCACCTTCGATGCTGGTCGTGTCGGTCCAACCATTAAACGGTTTTTGGAGCTAGATGGCTACTGCGGTAATCTCACCATCAACGCCGTTGGCATACTAACAGACGTCCCTCCATGCATCCTTCAAGCGCTCTCTTCCACTGGAATCAATCTTTATCACTCCCCCCACG GTACCTCAGACATCAGGTTGCTCATTTCTCAGTGGATCTCCAAGAATTTACCCCCAGCTAATATTTTGGGCATATGCGATCCGAGAGGCTTCCCTCCTCCTTTGACTGGATTCAACCTTTTCAGGCCGTTTTCCTATTTTTCTCCTGAAGAAGACGCCTTGCTCTGGGGAAGCTCTCTTCGGACAG TGTCAATGACAACTGGGGAGGATATGTTCAGTGAAACGAATGACTCTGCCAGCTGGTTTTGCTTAACATGCAAACAACTTGGTGGCCAAGGCCATGAAAGTTTCAGCAAGCATCTCTCTGGTCGGAAGCATTCACAGGTAATTAACAATCTAAGCCAAACCGGACAGACTTGTTGTGTCAATACGTTTTGTCATTGTCTAAGTCGAGCAACCTCCTACCACAACATGCAGTTTCCCTTTCTAACTTCTAGTTTTGTTTTGCCTAAATCCGACCCATGTTACTTTTTACCACTGGATGTGCATTTGATTTTCAAGCAGATGCCGAGTTAA
- the LOC109133408 gene encoding uncharacterized protein LOC109133408: MGGKDMRPVVIHVDSESCRIPKLANGGFYDVNHLIPSFRLFLRSRNFYGPIELYIVVGKASNPRRMQGPVHSSFQALERKCESMEDFKMEFVDMDEDGDNIADDEIRRRMNLWIPNATRAVLVLCSFDGRYLRELQRIKSRNRRRRDVDIEMLLLYDPSSVRRTLKKFFPVTHRECWEKHFWMAPLLLLIKVHHLKVHHLEEIKFQAVVEEELSKLQVMLSKLQVVLSKLQPQVVLSKVEVGVVVEKESMVTEGQGQGIMIQIFTPSSLQALKCGRVLTSSGGHLLVQRN, translated from the exons ATGGGGGGAAAGGATATGAGACCCGTTGTCATTCACGTGGATAGTGAGAGTTGCCGTATTCCTAAGTTGGCAAATGGCGGATTCTATGATGTTAATCACCTCATTCCTAGCTTCAGGTTATTTCTCAGATCTCGTAACTTTTACGGCCCGATAGAGCTATACATTGTTGTGGGGAAGGCCTCCAACCCACGCCGTATGCAAGGTCCAGTCCATTCATCGTTTCAAGCTCTAGAAAGGAAGTGTGAATCTATGGAAGATTTTAAGATGGAGTTCGTTGATATGGATGAAGACGGTGATAATATCGCCGACGACGAGATTCGGAGGCGGATGAATTTGTGGATTCCGAACGCTACAAGAGCCGTGTTGGTATTGTGTTCTTTTGATGGACGTTACTTGCGTGAGCTTCAACGGATAAAGTCGAGAAACCGTCGTCGACGGGATGTAGATATAGAGATGCTTCTTTTGTACGACCCTTCAAGTGTAAGACGAACCCTGAAGAAGTTCTTCCCAGTCACCCATAGAGAGTGTTGGGAGAAACACTTTTGGATGGCTCCGCTTTTGCTTCTAATCAAGGTCCACCACTTGAAGGTCCACCACCTGGAGGAGATCAAGTTTCaggcggtggtggaggaggagctCAGCAAACTCCAAGTGATGCTCAGCAAACTCCAAGTGGTGCTTAGCAAACTCCAACCCCAAGTGGTGCTCAGCAAAGTCGAGGTGGGTGTGGTCGTGGAAAAGGAAAGTATGGTAACAGAAGGACAAGGCCAGGGAATAATGATCCAGATCTTTACGCCCTCAAGCCTGCAAGCATTGAAGTGTGGCAG GGTATTGACAAGCAGTGGTGGTCATCTGCTTGTTCAAAGAAACTAG
- the LOC104789922 gene encoding uncharacterized protein LOC104789922 isoform X2 codes for MSKFEDEDGKPSTIVWWRPMKPTREEASLAETLVFWDISKFPVPSTFDAGRVGPTIKRFLELDGYCGNLTINAVGILTDVPPCILQALSSTGINLYHSPHGTSDIRLLISQWISKNLPPANILGICDPRGFPPPLTGFNLFRPFSYFSPEEDALLWGSSLRTVSMTTGEDMFSETNDSASWFCLTCKQLGGQGHESFSKHLSGRKHSQGSFSKKKST; via the exons ATGAGTAAATTCGAGGACGAGGATGGGAAACCTTCCACCATTGTCTGGTGGCGACCAATG AAGCCTACCCGGGAGGAGGCTTCTTTGGCTGAGACATTGGTCTTTTGGGACATCAGTAAGTTCCCGGTTCCCTCCACCTTCGATGCTGGTCGTGTCGGTCCAACCATTAAACGGTTTTTGGAGCTAGATGGCTACTGCGGTAATCTCACCATCAACGCCGTTGGCATACTAACAGACGTCCCTCCATGCATCCTTCAAGCGCTCTCTTCCACTGGAATCAATCTTTATCACTCCCCCCACG GTACCTCAGACATCAGGTTGCTCATTTCTCAGTGGATCTCCAAGAATTTACCCCCAGCTAATATTTTGGGCATATGCGATCCGAGAGGCTTCCCTCCTCCTTTGACTGGATTCAACCTTTTCAGGCCGTTTTCCTATTTTTCTCCTGAAGAAGACGCCTTGCTCTGGGGAAGCTCTCTTCGGACAG TGTCAATGACAACTGGGGAGGATATGTTCAGTGAAACGAATGACTCTGCCAGCTGGTTTTGCTTAACATGCAAACAACTTGGTGGCCAAGGCCATGAAAGTTTCAGCAAGCATCTCTCTGGTCGGAAGCATTCACAG GGAAGCTTTTCTAAGAAAAAGAGCAcgtga
- the LOC104789923 gene encoding HMG-Y-related protein A-like: MTTAENEIDLQQNDPMATQSLPFSLPPYPKMIMDAIEASNDGCNKTTIAKHIESTQITLPPSHNTLLNYHLNHMKQTGQLVIVKNNYMKPNPNGPPKRGRGRPPKPKPDVDPSHAAAVPAPSASPPRPRGRPPKSKESQPETKAKAAPSGSGRPRGRPPKKQKTESETVKAEAPTAQPEGERRGRGRPPKVKPAMVPVGC, translated from the exons ATGACGACGGCGGAGAACGAAATCGATCTTCAACAGAATGATCCAATGGCGACACAGAGTCTTCCCTTCTCTCTCCCTCCGTATCCTAAG ATGATAATGGACGCGATAGAAGCATCAAACGACGGATGCAACAAAACGACGATAGCGAAACACATCGAATCGACTCAGATCACTCTACCTCCGTCGCACAACACGCTTCTCAATTACCACCTCAACCACATGAAACAAACAGGCCAGCTCGTGATtgttaaaaacaattacatGAAACCAAATCCAAACGGTCCTCCCAAACGCGGCCGTGGCCGTCCTCCCAAACCTAAACCCGATGTCGATCCTAGCCACGCGGCGGCTGTTCCAGCTCCGTCTGCTTCTCCGCCGAGGCCTCGCGGTCGTCCTCCCAAATCCAAAGAGTCTCAACCAGAGACTAAAGCGAAGGCGGCACCGAGTGGTTCGGGGAGGCCACGTGGACGACCGCCGAAGAAGCAGAAGACGGAATCAGAGACGGTTAAGGCGGAAGCACCAACGGCTCAGCCTGAAGGTGAGCGTAGAGGTCGTGGAAGGCCACCTAAAGTGAAACCAGCCATGGTGCCTGTTGGTTGTTAA